One window of Tepidanaerobacter acetatoxydans Re1 genomic DNA carries:
- the trmD gene encoding tRNA (guanosine(37)-N1)-methyltransferase TrmD, whose protein sequence is MLNIYVLTLFPEFFESPFSVSIIKRACDKGLVKIELIDIRDFSHDKHRKVDDYPYGGGCGMVMKPEPIFEAVEYVDKKINAKNRRIILLSPQGKIFNQSLAQDLSKEEHLVFICGHYEGIDERVKTIVTDEISIGDFILTGGEVPALAVVDAVIRLVPGVLGSSESPHDESFCNGLLEYPQYTRPQVYRNLKVPDVLLSGNHKEIELYRRKEALKKTREKRPDLFNKLELNNNDNRLLE, encoded by the coding sequence ATGTTAAATATTTATGTACTTACTTTATTCCCGGAGTTTTTTGAAAGTCCATTTAGCGTTAGTATAATAAAACGAGCTTGTGATAAAGGATTAGTCAAAATTGAATTAATCGACATAAGAGATTTTTCTCATGATAAACATAGAAAAGTGGATGACTATCCTTACGGTGGCGGATGTGGAATGGTTATGAAACCAGAACCGATTTTCGAGGCGGTAGAATATGTAGATAAAAAAATAAACGCTAAGAATCGCCGAATAATTTTACTGTCTCCACAGGGAAAAATATTCAATCAGTCTTTAGCTCAAGATTTATCTAAAGAAGAACATCTGGTTTTTATTTGTGGCCATTATGAGGGTATAGATGAAAGGGTTAAAACAATAGTGACTGATGAGATATCCATAGGTGATTTCATTTTGACAGGCGGAGAAGTTCCGGCTCTTGCTGTTGTAGATGCAGTAATTAGACTTGTTCCGGGTGTTTTAGGCAGCAGTGAGTCGCCGCATGATGAGTCTTTTTGCAATGGGCTATTGGAATATCCTCAATATACAAGACCGCAAGTTTACAGGAATCTTAAAGTTCCAGATGTGCTCCTATCCGGTAATCACAAAGAAATTGAACTTTATAGGCGCAAAGAAGCGTTAAAAAAAACTCGTGAAAAAAGGCCGGATTTATTTAATAAATTAGAATTAAACAACAATGATAATAGACTTTTAGAATAA
- the rimM gene encoding ribosome maturation factor RimM (Essential for efficient processing of 16S rRNA) translates to MNEKQYIAVGKILSSWGVKGQVKVEPLTDNPKRFKILNEVFIDFKSQAVSYKVESVMFLRQYFPVLKFEGINSKEEADTLKGHYININRKDAVTLSEDRFFICDIIGLHVFNEFETYIGTVIEVIQTGANDVYVVETKDKNEILIPAIKQVVKKVDLRNGIMIIRPLEGML, encoded by the coding sequence TTGAATGAAAAACAGTACATTGCTGTAGGCAAAATACTCTCTTCTTGGGGTGTTAAAGGTCAAGTGAAAGTTGAACCTTTGACAGATAATCCGAAGAGATTTAAAATACTTAATGAAGTTTTTATTGACTTTAAAAGCCAAGCTGTTTCTTATAAGGTTGAATCAGTTATGTTTTTAAGACAGTATTTTCCTGTTTTAAAATTTGAAGGTATTAATTCGAAAGAAGAGGCAGATACTTTAAAAGGACATTATATTAATATTAACAGGAAAGATGCTGTAACTTTATCGGAGGATCGTTTTTTTATATGTGACATCATAGGTCTTCATGTTTTCAACGAATTTGAAACATATATAGGAACTGTTATAGAAGTAATTCAAACAGGTGCTAATGATGTATATGTTGTTGAAACAAAAGATAAAAATGAAATCCTCATTCCAGCAATTAAACAAGTAGTAAAAAAAGTAGATCTAAGAAATGGAATTATGATAATCAGACCGCTGGAGGGGATGCTGTAA
- a CDS encoding KH domain-containing protein, with amino-acid sequence MIELVEYIAKALVDHPENVTVNQVEGEQSIILELKVDPEDMGKVIGKQGRIAKAIRTVVKAAAAKEGKRVVVEII; translated from the coding sequence GTGATAGAGTTAGTCGAATATATTGCAAAAGCTTTAGTAGACCATCCTGAAAATGTTACTGTAAATCAAGTGGAAGGTGAACAGTCTATTATTTTAGAACTAAAAGTAGATCCTGAAGATATGGGAAAGGTTATTGGCAAACAGGGAAGAATTGCTAAAGCGATACGCACTGTTGTTAAAGCAGCAGCTGCCAAGGAAGGCAAGAGGGTTGTTGTTGAGATTATATAG
- the rplS gene encoding 50S ribosomal protein L19, whose translation MDLLTSVEQEQIKKDIPDFRPGDTVSVYTKVVEGGRERIQVFEGIVIARKGGGLRETFTVRKISYGVGVERIFPLNSPRIDRIEVVKKGKVRRAKLYYMRKLRGKAARIKERD comes from the coding sequence ATGGATTTGCTAACTTCCGTGGAACAAGAACAAATAAAGAAAGATATTCCTGATTTTAGGCCTGGAGACACCGTTAGTGTATACACCAAGGTTGTCGAGGGTGGCCGTGAAAGAATTCAGGTTTTTGAAGGAATTGTTATTGCAAGAAAAGGTGGCGGTTTAAGAGAAACTTTTACGGTTCGTAAGATATCTTACGGTGTAGGAGTTGAAAGAATTTTTCCGTTAAATTCACCTCGAATCGATAGAATCGAAGTTGTAAAGAAGGGTAAAGTGCGTCGAGCAAAACTTTATTATATGCGAAAATTAAGAGGTAAAGCTGCTAGGATAAAGGAGAGGGACTGA